A region from the Methanobrevibacter sp. genome encodes:
- a CDS encoding YhgE/Pip domain-containing protein, protein MGSKDIGNIVEIMKNDFKSAFSNPIVTLVLIGIIILPSLYALLNIQACWDPYGNTGNVEFAIANLDNGSTFNDININVGNELVKDLKKNDKFKWTFVTEDELRDGVHSGKYYAGIVIPKNLSSNVVSISGDDPKQAELEYVVNVKSNPVATKLTDTGANTVYTTLNAKIIQIINLAAYGKLGELQEGLAAGASQLASGGGQLQAGAAQVSSGASQVSSGVGQVQDGASQVKDGASQVQQGKSAVEQGASQVQQGSSAVQQGASQVQQGSEELDSAVDSSLIPDGPVKEYIDSTSELAKGTGKVADGSSQVAQGASDLADGSVKLADGSSQVAGGASDLADGSVQLAEGSLSLAAGAELLGNSAAQALFTAAGSLGATANELSAITGINETLLGDYFFSPVKLDRNEVFSVPDYGSNVAPFYIVLSMWVGALITCVMIEPKSSIGTKYSPFEMYSGKLLIYIVLSMLQACVTIIGAYLLGVHVDNYPLFIFSSILVSVVFMILVYSVISAIGTVGKGAIVVLLVLQISATGGIYPIEIMHKFFQTLYPYMPMTYAIKLIREAQLGVVWSNYWPALAILLAIGIITVIVAVAIKEKADKRSKFFEEKLEESGLF, encoded by the coding sequence ATGGGTAGTAAAGATATAGGCAATATTGTCGAGATAATGAAAAACGATTTCAAATCAGCATTTTCAAATCCTATTGTAACCCTTGTTTTGATTGGAATAATTATTCTCCCATCCCTTTATGCTCTTTTAAATATACAAGCATGCTGGGACCCTTATGGAAATACGGGGAATGTAGAATTTGCAATTGCCAATCTGGATAATGGTTCCACATTTAATGATATAAACATCAATGTTGGAAATGAACTTGTTAAAGATTTGAAGAAAAATGACAAATTCAAATGGACATTTGTTACAGAAGATGAACTGCGAGATGGAGTTCATAGCGGGAAGTATTATGCGGGTATAGTAATACCCAAAAATCTATCGTCGAATGTTGTTTCGATTTCCGGAGATGATCCTAAACAAGCAGAATTGGAATATGTCGTGAATGTAAAATCCAATCCGGTAGCTACCAAATTAACAGATACCGGTGCGAATACTGTTTATACAACACTTAATGCAAAAATTATTCAAATTATTAACCTTGCGGCATATGGAAAACTTGGAGAGTTACAGGAAGGTCTTGCAGCTGGTGCAAGCCAACTAGCCAGTGGTGGAGGTCAACTTCAAGCAGGTGCTGCGCAAGTTTCATCTGGTGCAAGTCAGGTTTCATCAGGTGTTGGCCAAGTCCAAGATGGAGCTAGTCAAGTTAAAGACGGTGCTAGTCAGGTCCAACAGGGAAAAAGTGCAGTTGAACAAGGTGCAAGCCAAGTACAACAAGGTTCCAGTGCAGTTCAACAAGGTGCAAGCCAAGTACAACAAGGTTCTGAAGAATTAGACTCTGCAGTAGACTCATCTTTAATTCCGGACGGCCCTGTGAAAGAGTATATTGACAGTACTTCGGAACTGGCAAAGGGAACCGGCAAAGTAGCTGATGGGTCAAGCCAAGTTGCTCAAGGTGCCAGTGACCTAGCAGACGGTTCCGTGAAATTAGCTGATGGGTCAAGTCAAGTTGCCGGAGGAGCAAGTGACCTAGCAGACGGTTCAGTACAGTTAGCCGAAGGTTCATTAAGTCTTGCAGCAGGTGCAGAATTACTTGGAAATTCAGCTGCACAAGCATTATTTACTGCAGCAGGTTCACTTGGAGCAACAGCAAATGAACTTTCAGCAATTACAGGTATCAACGAAACACTCCTTGGAGATTACTTCTTCTCACCAGTTAAACTAGATAGAAATGAAGTATTTTCAGTACCTGACTACGGATCCAATGTAGCGCCATTTTATATTGTATTGTCCATGTGGGTTGGTGCTTTAATTACCTGTGTGATGATAGAACCTAAATCAAGTATAGGAACCAAATATTCTCCATTTGAAATGTATTCAGGTAAATTATTAATTTACATAGTTTTGAGCATGTTGCAGGCTTGTGTAACAATTATTGGAGCTTATCTTTTAGGAGTTCATGTAGATAATTATCCATTGTTTATATTTTCATCGATACTGGTATCGGTAGTGTTCATGATTCTGGTATATTCAGTGATTTCGGCAATAGGAACCGTTGGAAAAGGAGCTATAGTAGTTCTTTTGGTTCTTCAAATTTCAGCAACAGGAGGAATATATCCTATTGAAATCATGCATAAATTCTTCCAAACATTATACCCATATATGCCAATGACATATGCAATTAAACTGATACGGGAAGCACAGTTAGGTGTTGTCTGGTCAAATTACTGGCCAGCATTAGCTATTCTTTTAGCAATTGGTATAATAACAGTTATCGTTGCAGTAGCAATTAAGGAAAAAGCAGATAAAAGGTCAAAATTCTTTGAAGAAAAATTGGAGGAAAGTGGATTATTTTAG
- a CDS encoding AarF/ABC1/UbiB kinase family protein translates to MDKETKQRLGEIRAALKKYGFDKILGQTAKNKIRSKDDDEADNLLLDDETPVKLRLMLQELGTTFIKLGQLLSTRPDVVGERIANELANLQDDNPAISYEQVKKIVERELHGNIDELFEDFSHDHLATASIGQVHEAKLITGERVAVKIQKEGITDKIDLDLRILKFIAARADRLSEKVRKINLPGIMDEFDRSIHKEIDYNNEFMNMQRIEMNFIDDPKVHIPATYDRYCSSKVLTMEFIDGTKLNDVYASTGDEFDKKLLAKTVLDSYLQQLFIDGFFHGDPHPGNIMILEDNVLCYLDLGMMGFFDEKFKRDLSEVMLLFVDQDVDGLINQLMYMDILDYDIDTTTLRRDLNDLFGRYFGVQLNRFDGVLEALLNLMQEYGVILPNEVVTMARGLSMIEATAHNLDPEIDVFASIKPVAAQIAKQRLSPKRYIKSKKSSAILYGHMIQALPKLLTKTIHKIENEELQFRFEVDITDKVSIIALISALIIGSSVVSFGPRVFDMPVISLIGYIIAIILSIIGMRKFVLK, encoded by the coding sequence ATGGATAAAGAAACCAAACAGCGTTTGGGTGAAATTAGAGCTGCCCTAAAAAAATATGGTTTTGATAAAATTTTAGGCCAAACGGCAAAAAATAAAATTCGTTCAAAAGATGATGATGAAGCAGATAATCTTTTATTAGATGATGAAACACCAGTTAAATTAAGACTGATGCTTCAGGAATTAGGAACCACATTCATTAAATTAGGTCAACTGTTAAGCACTAGACCTGATGTTGTCGGTGAAAGAATAGCAAACGAATTAGCTAATTTACAGGATGATAATCCTGCAATAAGCTATGAACAAGTCAAAAAAATTGTTGAAAGAGAACTTCATGGCAATATCGATGAACTGTTTGAAGACTTTTCCCACGACCACCTGGCAACCGCATCAATAGGTCAGGTTCATGAAGCCAAACTGATAACCGGTGAGAGAGTTGCAGTTAAAATCCAGAAAGAAGGAATTACAGATAAGATTGATCTTGATTTAAGGATATTGAAATTTATAGCCGCTCGTGCGGACAGATTAAGTGAAAAGGTTAGAAAAATAAACTTGCCCGGAATAATGGATGAGTTTGACCGTTCCATTCACAAGGAAATTGATTACAATAATGAATTCATGAACATGCAACGCATTGAAATGAATTTTATTGACGACCCAAAGGTCCATATTCCCGCTACATATGACAGATATTGCTCCTCAAAAGTTTTAACAATGGAGTTCATAGACGGTACAAAGTTAAATGATGTCTATGCAAGTACAGGAGATGAATTTGACAAGAAACTTTTAGCAAAAACTGTCCTCGATTCATATCTTCAACAGCTGTTCATTGACGGATTTTTCCATGGAGACCCACACCCAGGCAACATCATGATTTTAGAGGACAATGTATTGTGCTATCTTGATTTGGGCATGATGGGATTCTTTGATGAAAAATTCAAACGTGACCTTTCCGAAGTAATGCTGCTGTTTGTAGACCAGGACGTTGACGGATTGATAAATCAATTAATGTACATGGACATCCTTGATTATGACATTGATACAACTACTTTAAGAAGAGACCTGAATGACTTGTTTGGAAGATATTTCGGTGTACAGCTCAACCGTTTCGATGGAGTCTTAGAAGCACTGCTTAACCTAATGCAAGAGTATGGAGTCATTCTTCCAAATGAAGTTGTTACAATGGCAAGAGGCCTGTCAATGATTGAAGCTACCGCACACAATCTCGATCCTGAAATTGATGTATTCGCATCAATTAAACCTGTTGCAGCTCAAATTGCAAAACAGAGACTCAGTCCAAAAAGATATATAAAAAGCAAAAAAAGCAGTGCAATCCTTTATGGACATATGATTCAGGCATTGCCAAAACTTCTTACAAAAACAATCCACAAGATTGAAAATGAAGAGCTGCAATTCAGATTTGAAGTCGACATTACCGACAAGGTTTCAATTATAGCATTAATCTCAGCACTCATAATCGGTTCTTCAGTTGTTTCTTTCGGACCCAGAGTATTCGACATGCCAGTAATCTCATTAATAGGTTATATAATAGCCATAATCTTAAGTATTATCGGCATGAGAAAATTTGTTTTAAAATAG
- the tfrB gene encoding fumarate reductase (CoM/CoB) subunit TfrB, translating to MIKVYVSRFNPETDSEPHMECYEIEQTPHMKVLDALQAINDKYDADISFRSSCRAGQCGSCGILFKGNGALACQKEIKNGAIIEPLRFPVIKDLIVDKSSIEAKVKDLELSLQCDHTCSDELDTSITKADSQETKKVRSCIECYSCYSTCPVVNIATEEFGGPYLMRYVRKFESDPRDNFDRLKEALDEGLYKCTSCGKCLAVCPKNINTFGDAIEKMRAIAVANGSGPLPEHVAFKENILKTGRSVKTNKTPFIEEAENNTGSKVAFFTGCMVDYKFPETGHKLVKILKENGIDIDVPEGQVCCGSPLLRTGQTDIVQDLVDKNKEVFKDYDTVITICSGCGATLKNNHPDFGSKLNVMDISEFLVDKLDESKLNEVNMTVTYHDPCHLGRGQGIKDAPRDIIEKIPGVEFKEMKYPCQCCGAGGGIKSGKPDIALDLSKSKAEMIKETGADAVVTICPFCELNLQDGLNAIGEENIKAMHILELLNKSYEE from the coding sequence ATGATTAAAGTATATGTTTCAAGATTTAACCCTGAAACTGACAGTGAACCCCATATGGAGTGTTATGAAATAGAGCAAACTCCACACATGAAGGTTCTTGATGCACTGCAAGCTATCAACGACAAGTATGATGCAGACATCAGTTTTAGAAGCTCTTGTAGAGCAGGCCAATGTGGATCTTGCGGAATTTTATTTAAGGGAAACGGTGCTCTAGCATGTCAGAAAGAAATAAAAAACGGAGCAATTATTGAACCGCTCAGATTCCCTGTTATTAAAGATTTGATAGTTGACAAATCAAGTATTGAAGCTAAAGTTAAAGATTTGGAATTATCCCTTCAATGTGACCACACATGCAGTGATGAGCTTGACACAAGCATCACAAAGGCAGATTCTCAAGAAACCAAAAAGGTTAGAAGCTGTATCGAATGTTACTCATGTTATTCAACTTGTCCTGTTGTCAATATTGCAACAGAAGAATTTGGTGGACCATACTTAATGAGATATGTCCGTAAATTTGAAAGCGATCCGAGAGATAATTTTGACAGGCTTAAAGAAGCTTTGGATGAAGGATTATACAAATGTACCAGTTGCGGTAAATGTCTGGCTGTTTGTCCTAAAAACATCAACACCTTTGGAGATGCAATAGAAAAAATGAGAGCTATTGCAGTTGCTAACGGTTCAGGACCTCTTCCAGAACATGTTGCATTTAAGGAAAACATCTTAAAAACTGGAAGGTCCGTAAAAACCAATAAAACTCCATTCATAGAAGAAGCTGAAAACAACACCGGTTCAAAAGTTGCATTCTTTACCGGATGTATGGTAGATTATAAATTCCCTGAAACAGGACATAAACTAGTTAAAATCTTAAAGGAGAATGGAATTGATATTGATGTTCCTGAAGGCCAGGTTTGTTGTGGTTCTCCTCTTTTAAGGACTGGTCAAACTGACATAGTTCAAGATTTGGTTGATAAAAACAAGGAAGTCTTTAAGGATTATGATACAGTAATCACAATATGTTCAGGTTGCGGAGCAACATTGAAAAATAATCATCCTGATTTTGGCTCCAAACTAAATGTAATGGACATTAGTGAATTTTTAGTTGACAAATTAGATGAATCCAAACTTAACGAAGTCAATATGACCGTTACATACCATGATCCTTGTCATTTAGGAAGGGGTCAAGGAATTAAAGATGCTCCTCGTGACATCATTGAAAAAATTCCAGGTGTTGAATTTAAAGAAATGAAATATCCTTGTCAATGCTGCGGAGCTGGTGGAGGAATCAAATCCGGAAAACCAGATATTGCACTGGATTTATCCAAATCTAAAGCAGAAATGATTAAAGAAACCGGCGCTGATGCAGTAGTTACAATATGTCCATTTTGTGAGCTGAACCTGCAGGATGGATTGAATGCAATCGGAGAAGAAAATATTAAAGCGATGCATATTCTTGAATTATTGAATAAATCTTACGAAGAATAG
- a CDS encoding TrmJ/YjtD family RNA methyltransferase translates to MIKIGDAAVSEEKVVETTAMNSPEEKSEEKSEKQSTSTKKAKSKTQSRGTGRVKLVRDKEDRETNLFKENIYIVFVECETPGNIGFLARTMANFGLKNLVLINPPTLTNEAFYQATHGKYIVENAKIYATLDEFYQSQRIDFKVASTGMAGGSYNLSRIPLRPEQLGESMNVSNKIAILFGREGDGLSNKEIEDCDICVSIPTDPTYPIMNISHAAAIIFYELFKNRHDFGVEGVNESSELEKDYLLKDMNSLIDTLDIPEHKKKNGKKTFRNIVSRAFITGREAHTMKGILRRLNNKIGGQ, encoded by the coding sequence TTGATTAAAATAGGAGATGCTGCAGTCAGTGAAGAAAAAGTGGTTGAGACAACTGCAATGAATTCACCTGAAGAAAAATCAGAAGAAAAAAGCGAAAAACAGTCAACTTCTACAAAAAAAGCTAAATCCAAAACTCAATCCAGAGGAACCGGAAGAGTAAAGCTTGTCCGTGACAAAGAAGACCGAGAAACTAATCTCTTTAAAGAGAATATTTATATTGTTTTTGTCGAGTGTGAAACTCCGGGAAACATTGGTTTTCTTGCGAGAACAATGGCAAACTTCGGATTGAAAAATTTAGTTTTAATAAATCCTCCAACATTAACAAATGAAGCATTCTATCAAGCAACACATGGTAAATACATTGTGGAAAATGCAAAAATTTATGCAACTTTAGATGAATTCTATCAGTCACAAAGAATTGATTTTAAGGTTGCTTCTACAGGAATGGCTGGAGGAAGCTACAATTTATCAAGGATTCCGTTAAGGCCGGAACAGCTTGGTGAATCAATGAATGTTTCAAATAAAATTGCAATTTTATTCGGAAGGGAAGGAGATGGACTTTCAAACAAAGAAATCGAAGATTGTGATATCTGCGTGTCCATTCCAACAGACCCAACATATCCTATCATGAATATTTCACATGCTGCCGCAATAATATTTTATGAACTATTTAAGAATAGGCATGATTTTGGAGTTGAGGGAGTTAATGAAAGCAGTGAATTAGAAAAAGATTATCTTTTGAAAGACATGAATTCATTAATTGACACTCTGGATATTCCGGAACATAAAAAGAAAAACGGTAAAAAGACTTTTAGAAATATTGTTTCAAGAGCATTCATTACCGGCAGAGAAGCCCATACTATGAAGGGCATTTTAAGAAGATTGAATAATAAGATTGGTGGACAATGA
- a CDS encoding DUF362 domain-containing protein — MRRPRFADISIFTLKYIFNWRFWIAEITKKSKTYRRLIDKMLFEEDEIVVIPNTININKKIESEGSEFLPTQIIKDVIKRCDDIVIMNSCLCRTSNGCEDYPQDIGCIFLGPTSRKIPAHIGKKATVEEALAHVDKADAAGLSHIIGRNKIDTVWMNVRPGKGLLTICHCCPCCCLWKVHPNLDYSISDKLEKLDGVTVKLHEDKCKLCKKCLMEVCMFKAIDLVDNKITIDYDICRGCGLCVNACKFDAITIDYTAETIDNVVNRMDNLLEIREF, encoded by the coding sequence ATGAGACGACCTAGATTTGCAGACATAAGCATATTTACTTTAAAATACATATTCAATTGGAGATTTTGGATAGCTGAAATTACCAAAAAATCAAAAACATACAGAAGATTAATTGATAAAATGCTTTTTGAAGAGGATGAAATCGTTGTTATACCAAATACAATAAATATCAATAAGAAAATTGAATCAGAAGGTTCTGAATTCTTACCTACACAGATTATTAAAGATGTTATTAAAAGATGCGACGATATTGTAATTATGAATTCCTGTCTGTGCAGAACCTCAAACGGCTGTGAAGATTACCCCCAAGATATAGGATGTATCTTCCTTGGCCCAACTTCCAGAAAAATTCCAGCACATATTGGGAAAAAAGCAACTGTTGAAGAAGCACTTGCACATGTTGATAAAGCAGATGCAGCTGGATTAAGCCATATCATAGGAAGAAATAAAATTGATACCGTTTGGATGAATGTAAGGCCGGGAAAAGGACTATTAACAATTTGTCACTGCTGTCCTTGCTGCTGTTTATGGAAAGTACATCCTAATTTAGATTATTCAATTAGTGACAAACTGGAAAAACTCGATGGAGTGACTGTGAAACTCCATGAAGACAAATGCAAACTATGTAAAAAATGTTTAATGGAAGTTTGCATGTTCAAAGCAATAGATTTAGTGGACAATAAAATTACAATTGATTACGACATATGCAGAGGATGCGGACTTTGCGTAAATGCATGCAAATTCGATGCAATTACCATTGATTATACTGCTGAAACTATTGATAATGTAGTCAATAGAATGGACAATTTACTTGAAATTAGAGAATTTTAA
- the dcd gene encoding dCTP deaminase, which yields MAILSDKTIKEYLNEGKIEIEPLLDEKQIQPSSIDMRLGDEFKVFKVIRKPYIDPKDEDDIASYMESTTVKKGDAFIIHPNEFALATTLEYVKVPEDLVARVEGRSSMGRLGVTMHVTAGFIDPGFEGKITLEISNIGAMPVALYPGQRVCQIVFETMTTPSEIPYGHPDRKSKYMGQTRPESSRVKLDYELEK from the coding sequence ATGGCAATTTTAAGTGATAAGACTATAAAAGAATATTTAAATGAGGGCAAAATAGAAATTGAACCTCTTTTAGATGAAAAACAAATCCAACCATCTTCCATTGATATGAGACTGGGAGATGAATTTAAAGTTTTTAAAGTTATTAGAAAACCCTATATTGATCCTAAAGATGAAGATGATATTGCATCTTATATGGAATCAACAACCGTTAAAAAAGGTGATGCATTTATAATACATCCAAACGAATTCGCCCTGGCAACTACACTGGAATACGTTAAAGTACCTGAAGATTTGGTTGCAAGAGTTGAAGGGCGTTCAAGTATGGGAAGATTAGGCGTTACCATGCACGTTACAGCAGGATTTATTGATCCCGGTTTTGAAGGCAAAATAACTTTGGAGATATCCAACATTGGGGCAATGCCTGTTGCACTCTATCCCGGCCAAAGGGTTTGTCAAATTGTTTTTGAAACTATGACAACACCATCTGAAATCCCATATGGACATCCGGATAGAAAAAGTAAGTATATGGGTCAAACCCGCCCTGAAAGCAGTAGAGTTAAATTAGATTATGAATTGGAAAAATAA
- the glyS gene encoding glycine--tRNA ligase: protein MNHDKMSNISAKRGFLWPSFEIYSGVSGFTDYGPLGASLKNNIMQKWRKQYVSGEGFYEIEGPTVMPKEVLKASGHVDNFTDPMCKCEKCGEVFRADHIIEDVIGEDVESLENEELDQIVIDNNIRCPECEGELSKIWNYNLMFKTEIGAKGDKVGYMRPETAQGIFILFKRLERFFRGKLPFGAVQLGKAYRNEISPRQGVIRLREFTQAEAEIFLNPKDKTHPKFSQIENEVLRLNSQEVQENNLEPLEITAREALDKGIVANEMLIYQLYLARKFLMEIGIPEDVLRFRQHLKGEMAHYALDCWDVEVLTDKYGWVEIIGIADRGDYDLSSHSKFSNDELNVFVEYDEPKKVQKTIVKPNLSKFGPIFKGDSPKVKQAIEEADVNEIKEAIDKKGKFTVQLDKEYEVTEDLLIFEDVEEEITGEKITPHVIEPSFGIDRITYSVLLHSFTETEGKDYFKFNKSVAPVQVGIFPLVNKEGPREIAQELTENLRMAGFTVEYDASGTIGKRYARADEIGIPLAVTVDFDSLEDDKVTVRDRDTETQERIAISDLKEYLEKYYK, encoded by the coding sequence ATGAATCATGATAAAATGTCAAATATTAGTGCGAAAAGAGGATTTTTATGGCCATCTTTTGAGATTTACTCAGGAGTATCAGGTTTTACCGATTACGGACCTCTTGGTGCAAGTCTAAAAAATAACATTATGCAAAAATGGAGAAAACAGTATGTTTCAGGTGAAGGATTTTATGAAATTGAAGGCCCTACAGTAATGCCTAAGGAAGTCCTAAAAGCATCAGGACATGTTGACAACTTTACAGATCCAATGTGCAAATGTGAAAAATGCGGAGAAGTTTTTAGAGCAGACCACATCATTGAAGATGTTATCGGTGAGGATGTGGAAAGCCTTGAAAATGAAGAGCTTGACCAAATAGTCATTGACAACAACATCAGATGTCCTGAATGTGAAGGTGAATTGTCAAAAATCTGGAACTACAATCTGATGTTTAAAACAGAAATCGGTGCAAAAGGCGATAAAGTAGGTTATATGAGACCTGAAACTGCACAAGGTATATTCATTTTATTCAAAAGATTAGAAAGATTTTTCAGAGGAAAATTACCGTTCGGCGCGGTACAACTCGGAAAAGCATACAGAAATGAAATTTCCCCAAGACAAGGTGTTATCAGACTTAGGGAATTCACACAGGCAGAAGCTGAAATCTTTTTAAATCCTAAAGATAAAACTCATCCAAAATTCTCACAAATTGAAAATGAGGTTTTACGCTTAAATTCACAGGAAGTTCAGGAAAATAATTTGGAACCTTTAGAAATTACTGCACGTGAAGCTTTGGACAAAGGCATTGTGGCTAATGAAATGTTAATTTACCAATTATATTTAGCACGTAAATTCCTTATGGAAATCGGAATTCCTGAAGATGTTTTAAGATTCAGACAACACCTGAAAGGAGAAATGGCACATTATGCTCTTGACTGCTGGGACGTGGAAGTTTTAACTGACAAATACGGATGGGTTGAAATTATCGGAATAGCTGATAGAGGAGATTACGACTTGTCATCACATTCCAAATTCAGTAACGATGAGTTAAATGTATTTGTTGAATATGATGAACCTAAAAAAGTTCAAAAAACTATTGTGAAACCTAATTTATCTAAATTCGGACCAATATTTAAAGGAGACTCTCCTAAAGTAAAACAGGCAATTGAAGAAGCTGACGTCAATGAAATAAAAGAAGCTATCGATAAAAAAGGTAAATTTACAGTCCAATTAGATAAAGAATATGAAGTTACTGAAGATTTATTAATTTTCGAGGATGTTGAAGAAGAAATTACCGGAGAAAAAATCACTCCTCATGTAATTGAACCGTCATTCGGTATTGACCGTATTACATATTCTGTATTGTTACACTCATTTACTGAAACTGAAGGAAAAGATTACTTTAAATTCAATAAATCCGTGGCTCCTGTTCAAGTTGGAATTTTCCCACTTGTCAACAAAGAAGGACCTCGTGAAATAGCTCAGGAATTAACTGAAAACTTAAGAATGGCTGGATTTACAGTTGAATACGATGCAAGCGGAACCATCGGTAAAAGATACGCCAGAGCAGATGAAATTGGAATTCCTCTTGCAGTAACTGTTGATTTTGACTCACTTGAAGACGATAAAGTAACCGTAAGGGACAGAGATACAGAAACTCAAGAAAGAATTGCCATCAGCGATTTAAAAGAGTATCTGGAAAAATATTATAAATGA
- a CDS encoding transcriptional regulator FilR1 domain-containing protein, which translates to MIDTVDCIKNFETIAEDVKFVTNSFVRLKVLVTLLEEPRNMKEITDLTGLSYSSVSSTMHDLELKHWIYRHQNKYFLSNSTRVRIANLMELDQTIAVLDNFFNILQGHIIDMLPFESVLEFHMLHNANFIESQGVDAYRTYNFIQNCLAEAEFVKCIMPIFYEPFFDILCDMISSKGDVEIYVPQNLLNSFERKSGIETLKPFDELNSFLLIITDNVMILGLFMDNGYFDQTRILTSSHEDPIVWANNLYENLKINEF; encoded by the coding sequence ATGATAGATACTGTAGATTGTATAAAAAATTTTGAAACAATAGCTGAAGATGTAAAATTCGTAACAAATTCTTTTGTTAGGTTAAAAGTATTGGTAACTTTGTTGGAAGAACCTAGAAACATGAAAGAAATAACTGATTTGACTGGATTGAGTTATAGTTCCGTTTCAAGTACAATGCATGATTTGGAATTAAAGCATTGGATTTACAGACACCAAAATAAATATTTTTTATCCAATTCAACAAGGGTTCGCATTGCTAACCTTATGGAACTTGACCAGACAATTGCTGTATTGGATAACTTTTTCAACATTCTGCAAGGCCATATCATTGACATGCTGCCATTTGAATCTGTATTGGAGTTCCATATGCTTCATAATGCGAATTTCATTGAATCTCAGGGTGTCGATGCATATAGGACATACAATTTTATTCAAAATTGTCTGGCTGAAGCGGAATTCGTAAAATGTATAATGCCGATTTTTTACGAACCTTTTTTCGATATCCTATGTGACATGATTTCATCCAAAGGTGATGTAGAAATATATGTTCCTCAGAACCTGCTAAACAGTTTCGAGAGAAAATCAGGCATTGAAACTTTAAAACCATTTGATGAATTAAATTCTTTCCTATTGATTATTACAGATAATGTGATGATTTTAGGATTATTTATGGATAATGGTTATTTTGACCAAACAAGGATTTTAACTTCCAGTCATGAAGATCCTATTGTTTGGGCCAATAATCTTTATGAAAATTTAAAAATAAATGAGTTTTAA
- a CDS encoding TatD family hydrolase, with the protein MIDTHMHADSRSSEDFEKMYLAGINQAITCSYYPYKIDNETILLNHLNRILEYDTKRAGEYGLDLKVALGIHPTNTIENPQIIFENLYKWIENNQIVAIGEIGLEDLTDNEIETFEKQLDIADETNSKVIIHTPRKNKKEVLDKILEILPNHMDEKNAVIDHINPNVIKTAIDCDCMLGLTVQPQKMDKNEAIAILDEYGFDKFLLNSDISNKPSDPLSVPKTVRELNRRGYSKENIEKVSHKNAQEFFNI; encoded by the coding sequence ATGATTGACACCCATATGCATGCAGATTCAAGAAGCAGCGAAGATTTTGAAAAAATGTATCTGGCAGGCATTAATCAGGCAATAACCTGCAGCTACTACCCTTATAAAATTGATAACGAAACTATACTTTTAAATCACTTAAATAGGATTTTAGAATATGATACAAAAAGAGCCGGAGAATATGGCCTTGATTTAAAGGTAGCACTCGGAATCCATCCTACAAATACTATAGAAAATCCTCAGATAATATTTGAAAACCTCTACAAATGGATTGAAAACAACCAGATTGTAGCAATTGGTGAAATAGGTCTTGAAGATTTGACAGATAATGAAATTGAAACATTTGAAAAACAGTTAGATATTGCAGATGAAACAAATTCCAAAGTTATCATACATACACCTAGAAAAAATAAAAAGGAAGTCCTTGATAAAATTCTGGAGATTTTACCGAACCACATGGATGAAAAAAATGCAGTTATAGACCACATAAATCCGAATGTTATAAAAACAGCAATTGACTGCGATTGCATGTTAGGCCTGACCGTTCAGCCTCAAAAGATGGATAAAAATGAAGCTATAGCTATTTTAGATGAATACGGATTTGATAAATTTCTATTGAATAGTGATATCAGCAATAAACCGTCAGACCCGCTATCCGTTCCAAAAACAGTGAGAGAATTAAATAGAAGAGGATATTCAAAAGAAAACATTGAAAAAGTATCCCATAAGAATGCGCAGGAATTCTTTAACATTTAA